A region from the Pelobates fuscus isolate aPelFus1 chromosome 1, aPelFus1.pri, whole genome shotgun sequence genome encodes:
- the LOC134602688 gene encoding interferon gamma receptor 2-like, translated as MKGCRSVVRALCLLIALLYGLGADPSLQLLPAPENVTIYSYNLQQDLRWEPVKESDPIHPVTYTVQYELTSEKNSYHNLCLNIIETHCNISKFTEIKIYFKIVLRVRAEQGNLTSKWTLTPTFQATRNTTIGPVKSLSLSAYPEEHYSLYVRFQNPLLVENKWKMLYQLNYWKKITGVKTTVNITQTSERLKDLDPWTEYCVDVTVFADRKVGETSEAICAMPTASALSTGNLIALLLALGFLVIAAFLCAYMMFRYRTIVKSLFHVPFHLPSHIQEYIQEHSQSHVEYSTSRSRLDLYDSVSIVDIELVQDPNESVPEDSSQSEIT; from the exons ATGAAGGGCTGTCGGTCTGTTGTCAGAGCGCTCTGCCTCCTGATAGCGCTGCTGTATGGCCTGGGGGCAG ATCCCTCGCTCCAATTGTTACCAGCACCAGAAAATGTGACCATTTACTCCTATAATCTACAGCAGGATCTGAGATGGGAACCGGTAAAGGAGTCAGACCCAATTCACCCAGTAACTTACACTGTCCAATATGAGTT GACCTCAGAGAAGAATAGCTATCATAACCTGTGTTTGAACATCATAGAGACGCACTGTAATATTAGCAAATTTAcagaaataaaaatctattttaaaatcGTATTGCGAGTTCGGGCTGAGCAAGGAAATCTGACATCTAAATGGACTCTAACACCTACTTTCCAGGCTACAAGAAACA CCACAATCGGGCCTGTGAAGTCCCTATCATTGTCTGCATACCCAGAGGAACATTATTCACTTTATGTCCGCTTTCAGAATCCTTTGCTAGTCGAAAATAAATGGAAGATGCTTTATCAGTTGAATTACTGGAAGAAAATCACTGGTGTGAAG ACAACTGTAAATATCACCCAAACATCTGAGCGACTGAAAGATCTGGACCCTTGGACGGAGTATTGTGTTGATGTGACTGTTTTTGCAGACCGTAAAGTGGGAGAAACCAGTGAAGCCATTTGTGCAATGCCAACTGCTTCAG CGTTGAGTACTGGGAACCTCATAGCATTATTATTGGCCCTTGGCTTTCTGGTTATCGCTGCCTTTTTATGTGCCTATATGATGTTCAGATATCGCACCATTGTCAAGAGCTTGTTTCATGTGCCTTTCCActtaccctcacacatacaagaG TATATTCAAGAACATTCTCAATCTCACGTAGAATACTCTACATCTAGATCAAGGCTGGACTTATATGATAGCGTCTCCATTGTGGATATTGAGTTGGTGCAGGATCCCAATGAGAGCGTCCCAGAAGACAGCAGCCAATCTGAGATAACCTGA